One Prolixibacteraceae bacterium DNA segment encodes these proteins:
- a CDS encoding IS630 family transposase: MGYVWKRVRRSLKTKRNDIDFQLKQHQLTELRKCEDSGYLDLYFVDESHFSLTPYVPYAWQDKKSQILLPSSRSKALNVIGAMNRKNEIFYEVHETTINSDILISFIDKLCNQITKKTILVLDNAPIHRSKKFKAKIEEWNALDLYIYFIPPYSPELNIIEILWKHIKYFWLEFKAYESYNSLKKCLLETLGAFGLEHTINFA, from the coding sequence ATCGGGTATGTATGGAAACGAGTCCGGCGATCACTCAAGACAAAACGGAATGATATAGACTTCCAACTAAAGCAACATCAACTAACAGAATTACGTAAGTGTGAGGATTCAGGATACTTAGATTTATATTTCGTTGATGAAAGTCACTTTAGTCTAACTCCTTATGTTCCATATGCATGGCAGGACAAGAAGAGTCAAATATTACTTCCGTCATCAAGAAGTAAAGCTCTTAATGTTATAGGAGCAATGAATCGTAAAAATGAGATATTTTATGAAGTACATGAAACAACAATTAATAGTGATATTTTGATCTCATTTATAGATAAGTTATGTAATCAGATAACAAAGAAAACAATACTAGTCCTTGATAATGCGCCTATTCATAGATCCAAAAAATTTAAAGCAAAAATAGAAGAATGGAATGCTTTAGATCTTTATATCTATTTTATTCCTCCATATTCTCCAGAACTTAATATCATAGAAATACTTTGGAAACACATCAAATACTTTTGGCTTGAGTTTAAAGCATATGAAAGCTACAATTCTCTGAAAAAATGTCTATTGGAAACACTAGGAGCATTTGGTTTAGAACATACCATTAATTTTGCATGA